From a region of the Helicobacter hepaticus ATCC 51449 genome:
- a CDS encoding ATP-dependent Clp protease ATP-binding subunit: protein MNLFEKLTNQMKETLDSAASLALHSSNQEISLAHIYWALLSNHQSVLNQALNKMNIDKTALELQARSEVDKLPKSSQVQKENLSISKELSSALNLAQGEAIKNGDSFIAVDMFLIANLKESTFVAIFKPLVDIAEFKKTLLSLRGESKIESQSGDDNLESLSKFGIDLTQKALENTLDPVIGRDDEINAMMQILIRKSKNNPILLGEPGVGKTAVVEGLAQRIVAKAVPTSLQNKKLIALDMSALIAGAKYRGEFEERLKNVVDEVKKAGNIILFIDEIHTIVGAGASEGSMDAANILKPALARGELHTIGATTLKEYRKYFEKDAALTRRFQPINVNEPSINEALQILRGIKPNLEAHHNVNITDAALVAAAKLSSRYITDRFLPDKAIDLIDEAAAELKMQIESEPLELSKIKKHIANLEVEKQALNMEKTNVNEARVLEIDKELENLREEKMSLEGKFEQEKSVFTRIATIKAELDSLKRESELAKRSGDYNKAAEIDYGKIPDIQAQEAALHKQWEEMQQNGTLLKNAVTQESIAGVVSRWSGIPIKKMLQSQKERILGIESELAKSVVGQDDAIKAIARAIKRNKAGLNDASRPIGSFLFLGPTGVGKTQCAKTLAEFLFDNAKSLVRIDMSEYMEKHAVSRLVGAPPGYVGYEEGGVLTEAIRRKPYSIVLFDEVEKAHPDVFNILLQVLDDGRLTDSKGVSVDFSNTIIILTSNIASDKIMEIGDKQERQKAVKEALKMYFKPEFLNRLDDVVVFNPLGLADITQIVDIMFKSLAKRALEKGINVTLSQEAREHIAQVGFDSVYGARPLKRALYEEVEDRLADLILRDEIKEGDRVNFALKNGEICTHIEKE, encoded by the coding sequence ATGAATTTATTTGAAAAATTAACAAACCAAATGAAAGAAACGCTTGATAGTGCAGCTTCGCTTGCCTTACATTCAAGTAATCAAGAAATTTCTCTTGCACATATATATTGGGCGCTTTTAAGTAATCATCAAAGTGTGCTCAATCAGGCTTTGAATAAAATGAATATTGATAAAACTGCGCTTGAGCTTCAAGCGCGCAGTGAAGTAGATAAACTTCCCAAAAGCTCACAGGTGCAAAAAGAGAATCTAAGTATCAGTAAAGAGCTTTCAAGTGCGCTTAATCTTGCTCAAGGCGAGGCAATTAAGAATGGTGATAGTTTTATTGCAGTAGATATGTTTTTAATCGCTAATCTTAAAGAGAGCACTTTTGTAGCTATATTTAAGCCTCTTGTGGATATTGCAGAGTTTAAAAAGACATTACTAAGTCTAAGAGGGGAGAGCAAGATAGAATCTCAAAGTGGTGATGATAATTTGGAATCTTTAAGTAAATTTGGCATTGATTTAACCCAAAAAGCATTAGAAAACACTCTTGACCCTGTTATAGGGCGCGATGATGAGATTAATGCAATGATGCAGATTCTCATACGTAAAAGTAAAAATAATCCTATTTTATTGGGAGAGCCAGGTGTGGGAAAAACTGCTGTGGTAGAGGGTTTAGCACAGCGAATTGTGGCAAAGGCTGTGCCTACAAGTTTGCAGAATAAAAAGCTCATTGCCCTTGATATGAGCGCACTTATTGCTGGAGCAAAATATCGCGGAGAGTTTGAAGAACGACTTAAAAATGTTGTTGATGAAGTGAAAAAAGCTGGAAATATTATTTTATTTATTGATGAGATTCACACTATTGTGGGTGCTGGGGCAAGTGAAGGGAGTATGGACGCAGCAAATATACTTAAACCTGCTCTTGCACGAGGGGAGCTTCACACTATTGGTGCAACTACGTTAAAGGAGTATCGCAAGTATTTTGAAAAAGATGCTGCACTTACACGGCGATTTCAGCCTATAAATGTCAATGAACCAAGCATTAATGAGGCATTACAAATTTTGCGAGGGATTAAGCCAAATTTAGAGGCGCACCATAATGTCAATATTACAGATGCTGCACTTGTAGCAGCAGCCAAGCTTTCAAGTCGATATATTACCGATAGGTTTTTGCCTGATAAGGCGATTGATTTGATTGATGAGGCAGCAGCAGAGCTGAAGATGCAAATAGAATCTGAACCCTTAGAGCTAAGCAAGATTAAAAAACACATTGCCAATCTTGAAGTTGAAAAACAAGCACTCAATATGGAAAAAACAAATGTCAATGAGGCGCGTGTGCTAGAGATTGATAAGGAATTGGAGAATTTGCGTGAGGAAAAAATGAGCTTAGAGGGCAAATTTGAGCAAGAAAAGAGCGTTTTTACGCGTATTGCTACAATAAAAGCGGAGCTTGATAGCCTAAAAAGAGAATCTGAACTTGCTAAACGAAGTGGAGATTATAACAAAGCGGCTGAAATTGATTATGGTAAAATCCCTGATATTCAGGCACAGGAAGCAGCCTTGCATAAACAATGGGAAGAAATGCAGCAAAATGGCACTTTGCTTAAAAATGCTGTTACACAAGAGAGTATTGCGGGAGTTGTTAGTCGCTGGAGTGGGATTCCAATTAAAAAAATGCTCCAAAGCCAAAAGGAGCGCATTTTAGGCATAGAATCTGAACTTGCCAAAAGTGTAGTAGGACAAGATGATGCAATAAAAGCCATTGCTAGAGCAATCAAACGCAATAAAGCCGGATTAAATGATGCCTCTCGCCCTATTGGGAGCTTTTTATTTTTAGGACCAACAGGTGTAGGTAAAACACAATGTGCAAAAACTTTAGCAGAGTTTTTATTTGATAATGCCAAATCACTTGTGCGTATTGATATGAGTGAATATATGGAAAAACACGCTGTAAGTAGGCTTGTAGGAGCACCTCCGGGCTATGTAGGCTATGAAGAAGGTGGCGTGCTTACTGAAGCCATAAGACGTAAACCTTATAGTATTGTGCTTTTTGATGAGGTGGAAAAAGCCCATCCTGATGTGTTTAATATCCTTTTGCAAGTGCTTGATGATGGGCGATTGACTGATAGTAAGGGTGTGAGCGTGGATTTTAGCAATACGATTATTATTTTAACAAGCAATATTGCAAGTGATAAAATTATGGAGATTGGGGATAAGCAAGAGCGCCAAAAGGCTGTGAAAGAAGCACTTAAAATGTATTTTAAACCAGAATTTTTAAATCGCCTTGATGATGTAGTTGTGTTTAATCCGCTCGGACTTGCTGATATTACTCAAATTGTGGATATTATGTTTAAGTCTTTGGCTAAAAGGGCGTTGGAGAAAGGTATTAATGTTACCCTTAGTCAAGAGGCTAGAGAGCATATTGCCCAAGTAGGCTTTGATAGCGTATATGGCGCGCGTCCGCTAAAAAGGGCATTATATGAAGAGGTTGAG
- the mnmE gene encoding tRNA uridine-5-carboxymethylaminomethyl(34) synthesis GTPase MnmE encodes MKNTLSSMILDDSTIVAIATPIGVGAISIVRLSGEKAYHIALALTHKESLKPRYAHLCHIYDAQQMPIDEALVLYFPKPYSYTTQDVCEVQCHGGIVSARAIVQLCLKLGARMAQAGEFAKRAFLGGRLDLAQVQAVAGLIQSQSLEANKILMRQLKGDLGTFVNRTRENLLEILAFSEVHIDYSEEVEESYIRDIQQKLAYVENELSHIYHISLTRQSIIEGYTLSIIGKPNVGKSSLLNALLRYERAIVSEIEGTTRDTIEEMLTIKGSLLRIVDTAGIRESDDKIEQIGILKTKEALMRSNIIVAIFDGSRPFDAEDKAIMEILKTQCQNKYILVIINKSDLPLQCEEELLHNLLRLHNKALLCMPLHLSTKYEGVQKVLECLEEVVSTHNGDESMILTSSYQLDCIKKALECIVKAHNVLDIGQLELFSYQIQDCIESICKITHPYENAELLDRLFATFCLGK; translated from the coding sequence ATGAAAAATACGTTATCATCAATGATTTTAGACGATAGCACTATTGTTGCTATTGCTACTCCTATAGGTGTGGGGGCGATAAGCATTGTGCGCTTAAGCGGAGAGAAAGCTTATCATATAGCTCTCGCTCTTACACACAAAGAATCTCTAAAACCTAGATACGCTCACTTGTGCCATATTTATGATGCACAACAAATGCCTATTGATGAAGCTTTGGTGCTTTATTTTCCAAAACCATATAGCTATACGACGCAAGATGTATGTGAAGTGCAGTGCCACGGGGGTATTGTAAGCGCAAGAGCAATTGTGCAACTTTGTTTGAAACTAGGCGCTAGAATGGCTCAAGCAGGTGAATTTGCTAAACGTGCTTTTTTGGGTGGGCGATTAGATTTGGCACAGGTTCAAGCTGTTGCTGGGCTTATCCAGTCTCAAAGTCTTGAGGCAAATAAGATTCTTATGCGACAACTTAAAGGCGATTTGGGGACATTTGTAAATCGCACACGTGAAAATCTTCTTGAGATTCTTGCTTTTAGTGAAGTGCACATTGATTATAGCGAAGAGGTAGAAGAAAGTTATATACGAGATATTCAGCAAAAATTAGCGTATGTTGAAAATGAATTATCGCATATTTATCACATTTCTCTTACGCGACAATCTATCATTGAGGGTTATACATTAAGCATTATTGGCAAGCCAAATGTGGGTAAAAGCTCTTTGCTCAATGCGCTTTTAAGATATGAGCGTGCGATTGTAAGTGAGATAGAGGGAACGACACGAGATACTATTGAAGAGATGCTTACTATTAAGGGTAGTTTGTTGCGTATAGTTGATACAGCAGGTATTCGTGAAAGTGATGATAAAATTGAACAAATTGGTATATTAAAAACAAAGGAAGCTCTTATGCGCAGCAATATTATTGTTGCTATTTTTGATGGTTCACGTCCATTTGATGCAGAAGATAAAGCAATTATGGAGATTCTCAAAACTCAATGCCAAAACAAATATATTCTTGTGATTATAAACAAAAGTGATTTGCCACTTCAGTGTGAAGAAGAGTTGCTTCATAATTTACTTCGCTTACATAATAAAGCCTTACTTTGTATGCCCTTGCATTTGAGCACAAAATATGAGGGTGTGCAAAAAGTATTAGAATGCTTAGAAGAAGTTGTAAGCACACATAATGGAGATGAAAGTATGATTCTTACATCAAGTTATCAACTTGATTGTATTAAAAAGGCATTAGAATGTATTGTAAAAGCTCATAATGTGCTTGATATAGGGCAGTTAGAGTTATTTTCATATCAGATACAAGATTGTATAGAATCTATTTGTAAAATTACCCACCCTTATGAAAATGCAGAGTTACTTGATAGGCTTTTTGCCACATTTTGTTTAGGCAAATAA